The window GGCTCGGGCAAGTCCACCACCCTGTCGATGCTGGCAGGCTTCGAAACGCCGAGCAGCGGCGAGATCCTGGTCGATGGCCAGTCACTGGTCAACGTGCCGCCGCACAAGCGTGACATCGGCATGGTGTTCCAGCGCTATTCGCTGTTCCCGCACCTGAACGTGCGCGACAACATCGGCTTTCCGCTGGCCATTCGCAAGCTTAGTGCCAGCGAAACCAGCAAGCGCGTCGATGCCATGCTCAAGCTGGTGCAGCTGGAGAAGTTCGCCCACCGCAAGCCGTCGCAGATGTCCGGTGGCCAGCAGCAGCGCGTGGCTATCGCCCGGGCGCTGGTGTACGAACCGCGCATCCTGCTGATGGACGAACCGCTCGGCGCGCTGGACAAGAAGCTGCGCGAAGACCTGCAGGACGAACTGCGCCAGTTGCACCGGCGCCTGGGCATCACCATCGTCTACGTCACCCACGACCAGGAAGAAGCCATGCGCCTGTCCCAGCGCATCGCCATCTTCAGCCATGGCAAGATCGTCGGCCTGGGCACCGGTTACGACCTGTACCAGAACCCGCCGAATGCCTTCGTCGCCTCGTTCCTGGGCAACTCCAACTTCCTGCGGATCAAGGCCAGCAGCAATGGCGCGGGCAGCTTCGAGGGCCAGCCGGTGGCCATCCGCCTGACCCCGGGCCTGGCCGCCTCGCAGGATGCACTGATCATGGTGCGCCCGGAAAAGGCCCTGGCCCTGACCGCCGAACAAGCCGCGCGCGAGCCGCTGCCGGCGGGCTGGAACGAGGTCAGTGCCAAGGTTGGTGAAGTGCTGTTCCTGGGCGAGAGCCAGACCTGCCATGTGGTGACAGCGGGCGGTACCGAGCTGACGGTAAAGGCGTTGTCGGCGGCGGGCATGCCGATGCAGCCGGGGGATACCGTGAAGGTGCGCTGGGCGGTGGCGGATGCGTGCATCTATACCGAGTGGGCAGAAAGTGACCTGAGCAAGTCTGCCGGGGCGCATTGATACCGCTGGGGCCGCTTTGCGGCCCTTTCGCCGGCAAGCCAGCTCCCACAGGTACAGCGCAGATTTCAGGATTGGCACGGCCCCTGTGGGAGCTGGCTTGCCGGCGATGGGCTGCACAGCAGCCCCATTAACGCGAACTTACAAGCATCAGGCAAAGCCCACTGCCCCATGGACTGTCACATTATCATCACGCCACTGTCGTAATCTGCCGGCCATCTCTATGCCATAGGCCTTCCGGCATGCCCCGCCTGCTTGTCTTGCTGCTCACCCTGCTACCGCTGGCGACCCTGGCCGAGCCCGCTCACCTGCGCGTCCAAGGCTCCAACACCATCGGCGCGGCCTTGCTGCCGGCGCTGGTGCAAGGGCAATTGCGCGCGCAGCAAGCTACCGCCATCGAACAATACCCGGGCAAGCTGGCCAACGAGACTGTCATCACCGCTCGCGATACGCGTGGCCAGCCTTTGCGCATCGACATCGCCGCACACGGTTCCAGCACCGGCTTCGTCGCCCTGGGCCATGGCGAGGCCGACCTGGCCGCCGCGTCGCGACCTGTCAACGACAACGAAGCAAGCCAACTGCAGGCTTTGGGCGACCTGCGCGCCGCTGCCGCCGAACAAGTCATCGGCCTGGATGGCGTCGCGGTCATCGTTCACCCCGACAACCCGCTGCCACAGCTCACCACGGGGCAACTGGCACAGATCTTTGCCGGGCAGATCCAGCGCTGGGAGCAATTGGGTGTTGCCGGCGGGGCCATCCACCTGTACGCCCGTGACGACCGCTCCGGCACCTTTGAGACCTTCAAGGCCCTCGTGCTGGAACCCCAGCAAAGCGAACTTTCAGCCCAGGCCCAACGTTTCGAGTCCAGCGACGAGCTGGCCGCGCGAGTGAGCACCGACCGCCAGGCCATCGGTTTCAGCAGCCTGGCGGCGGTGCATGGGGCCAAGGTGCTGGCGGTGGCCGAAGGTGACGCGCCGGCCATGCTACCGGAGCGTGCACTGGTGGCCAGCGAGGACTACCCGCTATCGCGGCGCCTGTATTTCTATCTGCCGGCCAACCCCAAGCCCCAGGCCAAGGCCCTGGCCGATTTCGCTCAGAGCCCGGCGGGCCAGGCGATCGTCGCCCAGCAGGGTTTCGTTTCGCAGCAGATCAAGGCCCAATCTGTAGCACCCCAGGCCGACATGCCGCCGCGCTATCGCACCCTGGCCCAGCAGGCACAGCGGTTGAGCGTTAACTTCCGCTTTCAGGAAGGCAGCGCCAGCCTCGACAACAAGGCCCTGCGCGATGTCCAGCGCGTTGCCGACTACCTGCGCCAAGCGGGCAAGTTGCAGCGCAAGGCGGTGCTGGTGGGCTTTGGCGACCCCAAGGAAACACCCGGTCGCGCCGCCCTACTGTCCCGCCTAAGGGCCCAGGCGGTGCGCCGCGAGCTGGCGCGCGATGGCGTGGAGGTGCTGGAGGTGACCGGGATGGGAGATGAATTGCCAGTGGCAGGGAACGAACTGGAGCAAGGGCGACTGCGCAATCGCCGGGTGGAAGTGTGGGTGCATTGATCTGAAAGCAGCACACATCCCTGTAGGAGCAGCCTTGTGCTGCGAAGAGGCCAGTATGGCCAACACATTTGTGCAAGGTTGACCGGCCTCTTCGCAGCACAAGGCTGCTCCTACAAGAAGCGTGCTTAAGTGTGTGCCGTGCTTGGCAAAGAAATGTAACAGCTCCCCATTCGGCATCACCGGCAAACGGGTCTAGGCTCAAGCCCATGTGATACCGGGCCCCTCTGACGGCTGCCAGGCCGCCATGTCGGATCACTGTTGCCATGCAACGTCGACATTCAAGGAGGGGCTCATGACAGCTCTACACACATTCCTCACCACCCCGTTCCTCGGCACCAGCACCTGGTTGTGGCTGGTGTTCATGGCCATCGTCATCGGTTTGCTGGTACTCGATCTCGGCGTGCTGCACCGCCACGACCGGGAAATCGAAATGCGCGAGAGCCTGCTGCTGTATTCGGGCTATTTCAGCGTCGGCGTGCTGTTCGGCGTCGGTGTCTGGTACCAGTTGGGCGCGCAGTCGGCGCTGGAGTTCTACACCGGGTTCCTGGTCGAGCAGTCGCTGTCGATGGACAACGTGTTCGTCATGGCGATGATCTTCAGCTATTTCGCCATCCCCCGCCGCTACCAGCACCGCGTGCTGTTCTGGGGCATCCTCGGGGTGGTGTTCCTGCGGGCGATCATGATCGGCGTGGGCGCGGCGCTGGTGCAGAACTTCGCCTGGGTACTGTATATCTTCGGTGCCTTCCTGCTGTTTACCGGGGTGAAGATGGCGCTGTCGAAGGAAGATAGCCGCCCCGACCTGGCCAACAACCCGATCCTCAAGTTCGTGCGTCGGCACATGCGGGTCACCGAGCAGATCCACGGCTCGCACTTCTTCGTGCAGCAGACCCCGCCCGGGCAGCACAAGGCGCTACGCCATGCCACCCCGCTGTTCATGGCGCTGGTGCTGATCGAACTGGCCGACCTGGTGTTCGCCGTCGACAGCGTCCCGGCAATCTTCGCCATCACCCAGGACCCGTTCATCGTCTACACCTCCAACATCTTCGCCATCCTCGGCTTGCGCTCGTTGTATTTTGCGCTGGCGGCGCTGATGCACCGGTTCGTTTACCTCAAGTACGCGCTCGCGCTGGTGCTGATCTTCATTGGCTGCAAGATCTTCTACCACGGCATGGTGGGCAAGGTGCCGGCATTGCTGTCGCTGGGGGTGACGTTCGGGTTGTTGCTGGGTGGGGTGGTGGTTTCGTTGGTCAAGACGCGGGGGGAAAAGCCGGAAATCAAGAATGGTCAATCCAAGCAGCCTTCAAATGCCGATCGTACAGTCAGCGAGAAGGAGGAAGACCCGCAGATGCGGGTCTGACCATCCAGAGGAACCAGTGAGCCTTCAAGGGCGTCTTCGCGGGCAAGCCCGCGAAGAGCCCGGAACAAGCCGGTAAATCACCGCCCGCTACGCATCATCTCCGCCGGCACGTACTTGCCGATCTCATACTTGCCAATCGCCGCCCGGTGCACTTCATCTGGCCCGTCGGCCAGGCGCAAGGTGCGCTGCATGGCGTACATGTAAGCCAGCGGGAAATCGCCACTCACCCCTGCCCCCCCATGAATCTGGATCGCCCGGTCGATCACCTTCAATGCCACGTTCGGCGCCACTACCTTGATTTGCGCAATCTCGCTGCGGGCCACCTTGTTGCCGACCGTGTCCATCATGTAGGCCGCTTTCAACGTCAGCAGCCGGGCCATGTCGATCTCCATGCGCGAGTCGGCAATCTTGTCGACGTTGCCGCCCAGACGCGCCAGTGGCCGGCCGAAGGCGGTACGCTCCACCGAGCGCTTGCACATCAGTTCCAGCGCGCGCTCGGCCATGCCGATCGAGCGCATGCAGTGGTGGATACGGCCGGGGCCAAGGCGCCCCTGGGCAATTTCGAAGCCACGGCCTTCACCCAGGATCACGTTCTCATACGGTACCCGCACATTCTCGAAGAGCACCTCGGCGTGGCCATGGGGAGCATCGTCATAGCCGAACACCGGCAGCGGGCGGACGATCTTCACCCCAGGCGCATCGGTGGGCACCAGCACCATCGAGTGCTGCTGGTGGCGTGGCCCTTCAGGGTCGGACAGGCCCATGAAGATCATTACCTTGCAGCGCGGGTCGCAAGCGCCGGAGGTCCACCACTTGCGGCCGTTGATTACCCATTGGTCACCGTCACGCACGGCGGTGGCGGCCATGTTGGTGGCATCCGAGGAGGCCACGTCCGGTTCGGTCATGGCGAACGCCGAACGGATCTCGCCACGCAGCAGCGGCTCCAGCCACTGGCGCTTCTGCGCTTCACTGCCATAGCGCACCAGCACTTCCATGTTGCCGGTGTCCGGCGCCGAGCAGTTGAACGGCTCCGGGCCGAGCAACGAACGACCCATGATTTCCGCCAGCGGGGCGTATTCCAGGTTGCTCAGGCCGGCACCGTATTCCGATTCGGGCAGGAACAGGTTCCACAGCCCTTCAGCGCGGGCCTTGGCCTTGAGTTCTTCCATGATCGCGGTGGGCTGCCAGCGGTCACCCTCGGCGACCTGGCGCTCGAACACCGCCTCGGCGGGGTAGACATAGGCCTCCATGAACGCGCTGACGCGCTCACGCAGTGCCTGGACCTTGGGCGAATAGGCGAAATCCATCGGGGCTACCTTCACGGTTCGGAGTACATGGGCCAGAGCCTAGAGCAGCATGGCCTCATCCACCTAGCCTATTTTCCGCGTGTATAAACATTCATAACCGATATATGATCGGCCAATAATTCCAACAAAGAGCGGCGCCCATGAACCTCAGCAAGGTCGACCTCAACCTGTTCATCGTGTTCGATGCGATCTACACCGAAGCCAACCTGACCCGCGCCGGGCAGATCGTGGGCATCACCCAGCCGGCAGTGTCCAACGCCCTTTCGCGGCTGCGCGAAACCTTCAATGACCCGCTGTTCGTGCGCACCGCGCAAGGCATGGTGCCAACGCCCATGGCGCAGAACATCATCGGCCCGGTGCGCAATGCCTTGGCACTGTTGCGCACCTCGGTGCAGGAAAGCCGCATTTTCAACCCGCAACAGGCCAACAAGACTTTCCGCATCAGCATGACCGACCTGACCGAAGCGGTCATCCTGCCGCCGCTGTTCCAGCGCTTGCGCCGCCTGGCGCCGGCGGTGCTGATCGAAAGCTTTTTGTGCAAGCGCCGCGAGACCACCAAGGAACTTGCCGCCGGCCGCCTGGACTTCGCCATCGACGCACCGTTGAACACCGACCCGCAGGTACGCCACGTCAAACTGATGCAAGACCGCTATGTCTGCGCCCTGCGCCAGGGCCACCCGCTGGCCGACAGCAAGCTGACCCTCGACAACTACCTGGGCATGACCCACATCCATATTTCCAGCCGCCGCAACGGCCTGGGCTATGTCGACCTGGCCCTGGGCAAGATGGGCGTGCAGCGCAAGGTTGCCTTGCGCTCGCAGCATTACCTTATGGCCTCGCAGGTGTTGCAGCAGACCGACATGGCGATGACCGTCCCCGAGCGCTTCGCCCGCCGCCATCAGTTGCGTTACCAGCCACTGCCGGTCGAGGTGCCTGCGCTGGAAACGCACCTGTACTGGCATGAAAGCACCGATCAGGACCCGGCCAACCGCTGGATGCGCGAGCAGATCACCGAGTTGTGCGAACGTGTGGTGGCCGAGGAAGAGAGGGCCTCGGAACCAGCCTGAACAGAATGGCGGGATGCGGAGAAAAAAATTCCAAGAAAAACTTGATAGGTAGAAATTTTTCTTGATCATTTCCAGAATAGAGCCGCTGGAAGTGAAAAATATCTCCGAAGTAGCGGGTACGCTTGCTCCAACGATTGCCGATTTCACGGCGACAGACACGGACCCGCCCTCATGCCCAGCGCCCCGCTCTATTTCGATTACGCCGCCACCACTCCGGTCGACGACCGGGTCATCGAAACCATGCTCGCCTGCCTTGGCAGCCAGGGCAACTTCGGCAACCCGGCGTCCAGTGGCCATGCCTTCGGCCAGGCAGCCCGCCACGCCGTGGAGCAGGCCCGTCAGCAAGTGGCCGAACGCGTCGGCGCGCAGGCCGATGCACTGGTCTGGACCTCAGGTGCGACCGAGTCCAACAACCTGGCGCTCAAGGGCATTGCCCAGGGCCTCGGCCAGCCCGGGCACCTGATCACCAGCCAACTGGAACACAAGGCCGTGCTCGATACGGTGGCCGAACTGGAGCGCCAGGGTTGGGCCGTTACCCGCCTGGCACCGGATGCCGCCGGCCTGATTCAGCCTGCGGCGGTGCAGGCAGCGTTGCGCGCCGACACCCGCCTGGTATCGCTGATGGCGGTGAACAATGAACTGGGCACGATCACCGACTTTGCCGCGATTGGCGAACAGGTACGTGCCCACGGTGCCCTGCTGCACGTGGATGCGGCGCAGGCGGTGGGCAAACTGGCCATCGACCTGAACGCCATGGCCGTGGACCTGATGTCGTTCTCGGCGCACAAGGTGTATGGGCCCAAGGGCATCGGTGCGCTCTACGTGGGGCCACGCGCCCGCACGCTGATGCGTGCGCAGATGCACGGTGGCGGCCATGAGCAAGGCCTGCGTTCCGGCACCCTGGCGACCCACCAGATTGCCGGCATGGGCAGTGCCTTTGCCCTGGCCGGCCAGCCCGGCGACAGCGAACACCTGCGCCTCGAACAACTGGCCAGGCGCCTGCGTGAAGGCCTGCTGGCCCTGCCCGGCGTCACCCTCAACGGCTGCGCCAAACAACGCATTCCCCATACGCTGAACCTGTGTATCGACAGCAAGGGCTTCAACAGCGCGGCGCTGGCCAGCGAGCTGGCGTTGTCGACCACCTCGGCCTGCAATTCGGCGAGCAATGCAGCCTCGCATGTGCTGCTCGCGTTGGGGCTGGATGAACGCCAGGCACGTAACAGCGTGCGCCTGAGCATCGGGCGTTTCAGCAACGAGGCCGAAGTGGACAAGGCCCTCGAAGTGTTTGCCCGGGTGCTGACAGCGGCGTCAGCGGCACTTTGGTGAAACTTCCCTAAAACAGCCGGCTGTCCGGGGTGAAGTCCTCGACCTCGAGCCTGGCGCTGTTTGCCTGCGGATGGCGCGGGTTGAACAGGTAATTGGTGGTGCTGGGCATGATCGCGCTCGGCACCGGCAGCAGCAACGCCGAACACTCATCCAGAAAACGGTTGCCCAGGCCCCGGGTCAGTTCGGTCTGGCTCGACCAGCCAGGCTGCAAGGCGGGCAACTGCGCTTGCGAAACGGTGTCGGGCAACTCGATACGCAGCAGCCGCATGGTGGTGGGGAAATCCTCAGGGTCGATCTCCAGGTGCACCAGCACCTCCAGCATTGCCCCGGCCGGGCTGGTGGCGGCATATACCACTGGCCGGCCCGCCTGGTGCCAGCGGCCGCTGACACGCAAGCCGCCCGTTCCGCTCAAGTCTGCATAGGCGCTGATACGCCACAGAATCACAGGCCGAAGCCCTCGGCGATCTGCAGCAACATCTCCTCGACCTGGGTGGTGCCCTGCTGGGTGGTGAGCATCTGCATCGGCGTCAGCCCCGAGAAGCGCTCCTTGGGCTTGGACAGCCAGCGTTTTGCCTTGCCCGCTTCACCGAACACGGCTTCGGCCATGGCGGTGATATGGGCCGAGCGGAACAGCCGGTCACTTTCTTCCACGGTCAGCGGCTGGTCACGTTCGATGCGGGTTTTCAGCGTGCGCAGGGGAATGATCTGGTCACGCTCCACAGGGGTGAACACGCCGAGTTCGGTCAGTTTCACCAGCCAGGTGGCAGCGAAGCCATGGGTGATACGGGTGTGGATTTCGAAGTCACTGGCGAGTTCGGGGATTTCCAGCAGTGCATGCAGGCGCGCCCGGTACTCGTGGTAACCATTGTCGCGAAGCACTTCGGCAAGCATGGCGCTCTCCTTTCCGGCGTTTGCCGACAAGTATGCGGCATATGCCGGATTTTGCAAGCCGACCGGAAAGACGGGGCCGCAGAGCGGCCCCGGCAACCTCACAGGAAGGTGAACACCTGCGAAGCCGGCAACCGCGACTTGTTCAGCCCGGCATTGAAGTCCGCCTCGCTGCGATAGCCCAGGCTGAGAATGACCACACTGGTGAACCCACGCTCACGCAAGCCCAGCTCGGCATCGAGAATCTTGCTGTCGAAGCCTTCGATCGGGGTGGCATCCAGCCCATGTGCCGCAGCCCCCAGCAAGGCAGTACCCAACGCCAGGTAGGTCTGCTTTTCCATCCAGTGCTGCAGGTCCTTCTGATCGAAGCGGTGCAGGTCGACGTAATGCCGGCGGCTCTGGTTCTGCCCGGCACGCGCCTGCTCATCGCGGAAGCGGCCATCGGCGCCTTCCTGGTGGAGCACGGCATCCAGGTGCGCTTCGGTCATCTCGGTTCGGGTGCAGAACACGATCACATGCGAGGCATCGAGGATCTTCGGCGAATTGTAGGCATAGCGCTCTGTGGTGCTCTTGGCCAGGCGAGCCTTGCCTTCGGCGCTATCGGCAACGATGAAATGCCACGGCTGCGAGTTGACCGAAGACGGGCTGTGGCGCAGTTGTTCGAGCAAGGCATCGACAGTCACCTGGGGAATGCGGCGCGAGGCATCGTAGGCTTTGGTGGTGTAGCGGCGCTTGGCCAGCGAGACGGTATCCATGCAACAACTCCGGGAATGAACAGAGGATTTGCCGGGCATCTTATCTTTCCTGCAGAAAAGAAAAACCGGCACAATGCAGCAACACTTTCATCCCTGGAGTGAAAATGCTGCGCATCGCCGACCTCGAACTGTTCGTCCGCAGCAGCGTGCTGGGCAGCTTTACCGCCGCCGCCCATGAGGCCGAACTGCTGCCGGGGCAGGTGGCCGCCGCGATCAAGCGCCTGGAGCGCGACCTGGATG of the Pseudomonas asiatica genome contains:
- a CDS encoding ABC transporter ATP-binding protein — protein: MSAVIKDNAHGKTLVSLRGLNKHYGDFTAVDNLDLEIQDGEFLTFLGSSGSGKSTTLSMLAGFETPSSGEILVDGQSLVNVPPHKRDIGMVFQRYSLFPHLNVRDNIGFPLAIRKLSASETSKRVDAMLKLVQLEKFAHRKPSQMSGGQQQRVAIARALVYEPRILLMDEPLGALDKKLREDLQDELRQLHRRLGITIVYVTHDQEEAMRLSQRIAIFSHGKIVGLGTGYDLYQNPPNAFVASFLGNSNFLRIKASSNGAGSFEGQPVAIRLTPGLAASQDALIMVRPEKALALTAEQAAREPLPAGWNEVSAKVGEVLFLGESQTCHVVTAGGTELTVKALSAAGMPMQPGDTVKVRWAVADACIYTEWAESDLSKSAGAH
- a CDS encoding substrate-binding domain-containing protein, producing MPRLLVLLLTLLPLATLAEPAHLRVQGSNTIGAALLPALVQGQLRAQQATAIEQYPGKLANETVITARDTRGQPLRIDIAAHGSSTGFVALGHGEADLAAASRPVNDNEASQLQALGDLRAAAAEQVIGLDGVAVIVHPDNPLPQLTTGQLAQIFAGQIQRWEQLGVAGGAIHLYARDDRSGTFETFKALVLEPQQSELSAQAQRFESSDELAARVSTDRQAIGFSSLAAVHGAKVLAVAEGDAPAMLPERALVASEDYPLSRRLYFYLPANPKPQAKALADFAQSPAGQAIVAQQGFVSQQIKAQSVAPQADMPPRYRTLAQQAQRLSVNFRFQEGSASLDNKALRDVQRVADYLRQAGKLQRKAVLVGFGDPKETPGRAALLSRLRAQAVRRELARDGVEVLEVTGMGDELPVAGNELEQGRLRNRRVEVWVH
- a CDS encoding TerC family protein — translated: MTALHTFLTTPFLGTSTWLWLVFMAIVIGLLVLDLGVLHRHDREIEMRESLLLYSGYFSVGVLFGVGVWYQLGAQSALEFYTGFLVEQSLSMDNVFVMAMIFSYFAIPRRYQHRVLFWGILGVVFLRAIMIGVGAALVQNFAWVLYIFGAFLLFTGVKMALSKEDSRPDLANNPILKFVRRHMRVTEQIHGSHFFVQQTPPGQHKALRHATPLFMALVLIELADLVFAVDSVPAIFAITQDPFIVYTSNIFAILGLRSLYFALAALMHRFVYLKYALALVLIFIGCKIFYHGMVGKVPALLSLGVTFGLLLGGVVVSLVKTRGEKPEIKNGQSKQPSNADRTVSEKEEDPQMRV
- a CDS encoding acyl-CoA dehydrogenase, yielding MDFAYSPKVQALRERVSAFMEAYVYPAEAVFERQVAEGDRWQPTAIMEELKAKARAEGLWNLFLPESEYGAGLSNLEYAPLAEIMGRSLLGPEPFNCSAPDTGNMEVLVRYGSEAQKRQWLEPLLRGEIRSAFAMTEPDVASSDATNMAATAVRDGDQWVINGRKWWTSGACDPRCKVMIFMGLSDPEGPRHQQHSMVLVPTDAPGVKIVRPLPVFGYDDAPHGHAEVLFENVRVPYENVILGEGRGFEIAQGRLGPGRIHHCMRSIGMAERALELMCKRSVERTAFGRPLARLGGNVDKIADSRMEIDMARLLTLKAAYMMDTVGNKVARSEIAQIKVVAPNVALKVIDRAIQIHGGAGVSGDFPLAYMYAMQRTLRLADGPDEVHRAAIGKYEIGKYVPAEMMRSGR
- a CDS encoding LysR family transcriptional regulator; its protein translation is MNLSKVDLNLFIVFDAIYTEANLTRAGQIVGITQPAVSNALSRLRETFNDPLFVRTAQGMVPTPMAQNIIGPVRNALALLRTSVQESRIFNPQQANKTFRISMTDLTEAVILPPLFQRLRRLAPAVLIESFLCKRRETTKELAAGRLDFAIDAPLNTDPQVRHVKLMQDRYVCALRQGHPLADSKLTLDNYLGMTHIHISSRRNGLGYVDLALGKMGVQRKVALRSQHYLMASQVLQQTDMAMTVPERFARRHQLRYQPLPVEVPALETHLYWHESTDQDPANRWMREQITELCERVVAEEERASEPA
- a CDS encoding cysteine desulfurase family protein — protein: MPSAPLYFDYAATTPVDDRVIETMLACLGSQGNFGNPASSGHAFGQAARHAVEQARQQVAERVGAQADALVWTSGATESNNLALKGIAQGLGQPGHLITSQLEHKAVLDTVAELERQGWAVTRLAPDAAGLIQPAAVQAALRADTRLVSLMAVNNELGTITDFAAIGEQVRAHGALLHVDAAQAVGKLAIDLNAMAVDLMSFSAHKVYGPKGIGALYVGPRARTLMRAQMHGGGHEQGLRSGTLATHQIAGMGSAFALAGQPGDSEHLRLEQLARRLREGLLALPGVTLNGCAKQRIPHTLNLCIDSKGFNSAALASELALSTTSACNSASNAASHVLLALGLDERQARNSVRLSIGRFSNEAEVDKALEVFARVLTAASAALW
- a CDS encoding RES family NAD+ phosphorylase, which encodes MILWRISAYADLSGTGGLRVSGRWHQAGRPVVYAATSPAGAMLEVLVHLEIDPEDFPTTMRLLRIELPDTVSQAQLPALQPGWSSQTELTRGLGNRFLDECSALLLPVPSAIMPSTTNYLFNPRHPQANSARLEVEDFTPDSRLF
- a CDS encoding antitoxin Xre/MbcA/ParS toxin-binding domain-containing protein; this translates as MLAEVLRDNGYHEYRARLHALLEIPELASDFEIHTRITHGFAATWLVKLTELGVFTPVERDQIIPLRTLKTRIERDQPLTVEESDRLFRSAHITAMAEAVFGEAGKAKRWLSKPKERFSGLTPMQMLTTQQGTTQVEEMLLQIAEGFGL
- a CDS encoding oxygen-insensitive NAD(P)H-dependent nitroreductase NfsB, which encodes MDTVSLAKRRYTTKAYDASRRIPQVTVDALLEQLRHSPSSVNSQPWHFIVADSAEGKARLAKSTTERYAYNSPKILDASHVIVFCTRTEMTEAHLDAVLHQEGADGRFRDEQARAGQNQSRRHYVDLHRFDQKDLQHWMEKQTYLALGTALLGAAAHGLDATPIEGFDSKILDAELGLRERGFTSVVILSLGYRSEADFNAGLNKSRLPASQVFTFL